The genomic stretch ccctttttaaaatatttcccaaagaacattttaaatattcctgTCACTATTCATATCAGTTGGTGATTATTCATAAGGGCTATTGCTGGCCCAAAAGGGCTTACTAAAATTTGAGATTTGAGGGgtacctggcaggctcagttggtaagAGTTGAGCATGCAGCTCTTGCTTGGgtttatgagttcaagccctgttttGGGCAAACACTTGGGCAGGTTTAAAGCAGTTTCTAAATTATAAAGTTCATACGTAGTAGATTTAGTTCGCCAGAGTTTATTCTTGGAAAATGACTGGTTGGCTCTGTTTCTGTACCTAAATCAGGATTGAATTTCTACACAGAAGTGTTGAAGGTAATagtattttgatgattttttttttttttttttactaagtggTTGTAGTGTGACATTAAgataggaaacatttttttaaaaaggcattgttCTTTACAGTCCATCTCATTTCTtgcaaaataaatagattttatttaaatgttccaTTGTCATTCCTGAAAATGTGCTCTTCAGTCATagtagcagtttaaaaaaaaaaggaaattctaaggAGGGGGAAAATGGTTGAGGAAAACATTTCAATCAGTCTTGTCAAGCCATCTCACATGTTACTGCTTCCCACGctacattttttcaaaaacaaacctGATACACGCTGAAATCTTGAAGAAAATTGGGTAATACAGATCATTTAAGGATCTGAACAACTGAAATGAGCTTGTTTCTTAAGAGTTCCACTATGTAAGTTACAACTTGAAACATTTCTAGTTATGGACAGTCTCTCAAAGTTCCAGTAATTGATGTCACAAGTAGTTGAATGATTTGCAAGTTAATGCAGGGGTGAAGTAAGGATTGTTAGCCTATATAATATTCAAGATTACTTCTAAATTCAATGTTTTATCCTGATTTTTAAGACTTAAGAGGTGGTCTGTAATGGATTCAAATGTTTCATTTGTAGTATAATGAGATGTTTACAGAAAGAtaactttttcattaaaatatttttagaaatgtgtgtgttgttttgttgCTTCACAGTGTTGATGTGATTTAAACACTAGGTGAATATTACATTAGTAAAATAACAGGAAACTTGGAATGATCCTTTATATAGCAGTTAAAGATCATGGATTCTGTTCAGTGGAAAATGAATACACGACACTAGAagtacatgttaaaaaaaaaaccaaaagcgtATTATTTAAGGATATAAGTCTTGAATACCAATAGGTGAAATGTTGGAGTGATGAGGAATCTgaacttctggggaaaaaaatacaaagttacgGATACTCGGGAAGAGATGGGGACAGGGTTTCGGATGTTGGATgaattcccctccccacccctatcCAAGGCAGTGGATTGCTTGAGTCTACTGTGGTGTGATGGGCTGGGAGGAAAAAGCATGAAATTTTGTCACACTGCAGTGGTGCATTTTAATAAAGGTGATAAGAGCAAAGTGATCAACTGTAAGGGCTTTGAGAATTGTGACTTTTAGGAAAACTTTATAGCACAAGTATTTAGATTCTTAGTGTTAATAATAGCATATTAAATACAGTTGAAGCTGTGTGAGGAATTTGAGCTGTTAGGATTGCAACACATTTTGATCACAACACAATATATGCAGTGGTTTCGTATTTTGCAGCTTTAAGTACTTAATAATCCTGTTTTAATATTTGACTTCCAAAGTAACTCAGCAAGGGTGGACTTAATTTCtaccaaaataagtaaatttgtCTTTCAGAGTGAAAATGATACTCAGGCAACAAAACATTGGAATCTTCCATGTATTCATAGACTAAATCTTCGAGATGAGTGTTTTGCAAAAACTGGACTTGTTATAGTTGATTTAAGTTAGGATTGTATAGAAAGTACCAAGGATTGGGAAGGGGTTAAGATTAATAGGTAAAATATGCCAtttttggttagatttttttcaaagaccagTAATTACAGATTGTATTGAACTGCCTTTCAAGCGATAAAGGTTAAGTGAACACCATACTGAAAGCTAGTTAGGAAATAAGAATTTGCCCAAGATACTCCACTTGAACAATTTATTGATAAATTTAGATAAAGTTAAGTATAAGGTGTTGGCAGCTTTAAGGTATGAAATGGTTTAGTGTCACCTAATCCATGTATATAGGCATTCTAGTTGTTAAAAGGGCCTATATAATCACAAGGGCAACTCAAGTGTAACGTTGCACTTGACatcaaaatacatcattagtcTGTGCATTGTTGACAGAAATGTTGAATAAAttgttcttcaaaatatttgggaaaagaaCTGATAGGTGCTCTATTTGGATTTAATCTCATTTGTCTCTTACATCCTTAATAGGTTAGAAAATTCAGTTAGGTTTTTGTTTCTTGGAATCAAGTTTAACagtaaaatacttaataaatacagAAGTTTTGTGAGCTTTGGCAAGTTTActtggggtttcttttttatgCATGCTACACTTAGGCAGTTGGGTGATGCCAGCAGACCCCTAGGAATGGTGgttttatatacattaaatatgtagaattAAGCATTATATTGAAAATAGTaatcaagggacacctgggtagctcagttggttgggcatcaaACTGATTGCAGCTCAGGTTGAGAGATAAGCCCCATTGTAGGGCTCTGTACTGGGGGCTCTGCTCGGCCTGGAGCTTGCATAAGatgcctcccctctccccagtagTAATCAAAATATACGAAGTTTAACTTAGTAGCATATGCTTCAAGTATTGAATGAGGCTAGTGGGATTGACTTTGGATTTTGAGGTTGTGATGCATAAATGGTATTCTGAAATAACAGGCAGCTGGTAAGGATTTTTAATAACCGTTAAAGCACCAGTGTGATTTGTTATAATATTGAAGGAAATgttaaatttcattaaatgtcAATAACTCAGTTCAAAATCCTGACATCCTGTCCAGATTAGTAGCTGTTTTGacctaatatttttttcatttatgaaatggAGATTATACCTACTCTCGTTAAGTCTGAAGGTTAAATCTGATAATGGGTTTAAAGAACTTAATCTGTTACCTGGCCCATGGTCCCTAAAGATACTTTCGGTAATAATTATGGGTACTGTCTTAATATCTTAAAGCATAGTTAAAACTTTAATGGACAAGGTTAATtatgccattcttttttctttaaagatttgagagcaagagaaatagggggcacaagtggggaggagagagaatcagtctccccactgagcaaggagcacaacTCCACTCTTTCCCagcacactgggatcatgaccctggtgGAAAACAGATGCTTGaccttaactgagccacccaggggggtCCCTGTTATGCCAATGCCTTAAAgaggtttttttcctccacaaactgaaagtttttgagatttttaaattcttctccagctctcaaaaagtataaaatgcaaCTGAAAACTGAACCTGTCCTGGTAAGTATTTTCAAAATAGGAATGAGAATTATTCTGCGTATGTTTTGAGGCTGAGAAGTATGGTATGAGAAGTACAAGTTGAGCAGCCACCCCTTCCCTAAAAATCCTGGCCTTGAGAAATCTCAGCAAGTTGTTTCGTTGCCTTTCAGCTAAGGTTTCTAAGAATGCTTGACATATGTCAGTGTAAAAGGCATAGGTACAGATTTTAAAACGAGTCAAATATTTCAACAATTGGATTGCCATACTTAATCTGAGGACACTAAAAAGTCCAGGTGGACTCAAGTCCAGATGAGATGAACACTTGGCTTCATTTTGTCATGAGGTTAGGATTTGGTGTATTTAAAATTGGGGTTTCTAACTCTGCATAGTATGGTTAGTACTTCAAAGTCAGTTTTTCGGGTACTGTAAAGAACTATGGTtacttgaatgaatgaactgcTCTCCGGCTAGAAGTCTGTTGCAGTCTGCCTGGCAGTGCTTTTCGCTCCTGTTAAGTGCCAGCCCGTTCCAGGTGTTCCAGGTGGGGCTGCTGGTTTTGGACTCCTGCCACATTCCCAACATGCTCACACACCTATAATTTTGTCTAAGGGTGGGGCACTTTTGTCAAGATCCTGAGATTAATTTTGTTGAGTTTAGaaaaaaacaaggtttccaggatctcAACACCACCACTTACAGGAGATACTTGACTGCAGGAGGAGGACCAGGGCAGAATCTGAATGAGTATTAAGATATACCCATTAGTTCTTGAATTCACTTTCAACCCTGAGCTTTGACCTTTGAGTCAGATTCTCTAATTTGCTAATCtgacttcagtttctttcactaGCAGCTAAAAGGCATTCTAGTAAGgctaataaggaaaataaaacaccCATTTGCAGAGTGCTTAATGAGCTTGGCACATTACTTTCTGTGTAGTAACTCAATACTTGccctacagatgaggaagtgAGCCTATGTGCTTTGAGTTACTGGAGGTCATTCCAGGAAAATGCTGGCAGCAAGCTCAGTCAATCTGGCTTTAGGGCCTGTGGACCTCTACATGTATCACTCCTAAGGGATTAATAGGATTCAGTGAATAATCCACATGTACTTAACTCTAACTGTACATAACTCTCAAGATGAATCTTGAGATTCAATTTACCcacaataaaaacacaagataGATTAGATGAAGAAACAGTGAATCGATGCTGAGTGGTCTACTGGACAGCCTGCAGATAGTTTTGTGGGGCCTTAACTTggtcttatttttatgtttaatctTTCAGTATGTCCTAAAGTGAACGGATTTTCCCACCTAGACTTCCCTTCTAACCAGTCTTCATCTCGGGGCAACTCAGTTCTTAAGTATGTTCAGGTCCTTGAGTGCACCTTCACCCaacatccattctttttttttttattttttaaagattttatttatttgacggagatcacaagtaggcaaagaggcaggctccctgctgagcagagagcccgatgcagggctcgatcccatgaccctgagaccatgacccgggccgaaggaagagcttaaccactgagccacccaacatcCATTCTATCAGAAAATTCTTTACCTTTGAAACCTACCAAATCCAGTGCCTTCTCATTCCAGCTATCACCTCCCTAGACCAAGACAAAACTATCCCTCCTATGTGAGTTATTTCACAGCTTCCCCACATTCATCTAACTGCTCCCATCTTCACCCTCTAGACTATTTTCAACACATAAGGCTAAGGAAACTTAAACGTAACACAGTAGCTCCCCATTTTGTAAAAGCCAAAGCCATCATGAAGGTGTTAGGGGTTCTGTGCCACATTACACTCTACCTgccctctttcttccccctccatTTTCAGCCATGTAGTCCTTTTTCTGTCTCAAATAGGCTTCAGAACCTTTGGACTTTGGTGTCTTGTCTGCCGTATCTTTTTAGCTAATAGAATGGGTCTCCCTCATCTTCAGATGTTGCCATCTCAGTAAGGCTTCTCTTCTTTGCAACCCTATTTATTCTagcatgggggcagagggagagggagagagaatcataggcaggctccatgccccagtgcagagcctgacacagggcttgatctcatgaccctaagatcatgacctgtatCGAAATGCTGTCTGAcaccaattgactgagccatcctgatGCCCCTCCAACACCATTTTAAATCGCAATGCTTCCTTTCTACTGGCCTTCCCAATCCTGGCATGTGTCAAGTTTGCTGTCTTCAAAAacagatttgggggcacctgggtggctcagtcattaagtgtctgccttctactcaagtcatgatctcagggtcctgggattgagccccacatcacgctccttgctcagcagggagcctgcttctctctcccactccctcggcttgtgttccctctcctactgtgtctctatcaaataaataaaaatcttaaaaaaaaaaaaaaacggatttccactgtgttctctgtattttaaaaaatacctagcACATGGTAGGCAAACATGCACTGATATGAGTAAACACAATGTTTTCATGTCAGCATACAGTATTTTCCTTGGTTTGAGAGGTACTTGCtattgaaagaaaatatctttttgataTACTTTATAATCTCTGGAACCAGAAGTTTAGTATAAAATACTTGTCATATTATCACTGActggaaacattttgaaaatgcaaaatgcCTGAATATGTTAAGTGTGTTACTGTTATGGAAAATAActgtaaataaatgcaaataaattcCAAAGATTAACAGTAATATTCCTTTATTAGTACCAGCTTTTCAACTAAATTGGTTTTTGCCAGAGCTAaacaatttaatataaaaaaaatgcttttgttcatacagtatttataaaaaaagTACATAGTGGTTAGTTTTACAATTTGCTTTTAGCCAGATATCATATAAATCTATGAATGTAACAAATTAGGTAAGAACAGTATAAATAAGAAGTTTTTGTAGTATTTACACTTATACAGAAACTAGCCCAAATGGTGTTCTAAGAAATGAAGTTTGCAGTTAAAGTGAAACTACTGATTCAGCATACTGATgaattattttaatgctttttaaagtCTGTATTATTTTCTATACTAGTTTTGACTACAGTTTTGCATAGAATTActtataaagtatatttttgcATTTCACATCACAGTAGGAGCTTTTAGTATAacagtacaaaaacaaaaccaaaaaaacccccaaaacaaccCACTAGCTCAGAAAAGGTCAGATCTTCCCAAATCTAGTTTTTCTTCATATCTGGCTTCTTACTTTTGGGCACAAGGAATACATTTCCATCTCTTGTCTGCTGCAGGGAGTACTCACTAGGAGAGTAAGGTTTTCCATCTTCATCACGGAGCATGCTGAACACTTCGAGATACAAGGTGCTCAGTTGTTTTTTCAGTAGATGGAGGCTTTTGTCATTCTCCCCTTTTTCTTtgagcaatttttctttttcatcttttaaatgaTCCAAATCTTGTTCCAGTTCCActatattttccagttttctttttctgcaatTCTGAGCAGCCACTTTATTCTTACCCCTCCTGCGAATATCTCGAATTAATGCCAACTGAGCCTCATTGAACTGCTCCTTGGACATCATTTCATTGAAGTCATCAACAGGGAGGTTAATGATCTTTTCAACAGGGAATGGGATATGGAGAGCTTTTGCCCTTAGCTCATCTCTTGTGAGATGAGCCTCTAAGCGGCTCGAATGTTTATCTTTTGTGAATGGGGTTTTCCGATGACCAGGGCTTACAGGCAATTCCTTCTTTGGCGTGTTTTCGCACTGGGTATCACGTACAGGAGCGCTGTGCCCTGGAGATGGTGACAGGGGTTGGGCTGTATCTCCAGCAGACTGTACTGGCTGTGTTTTAGGACCATTCTGTTTAACACTTCCAGGAGCACTATCTATCTCTTCCATTTCCGAATCACTGAAGCCAAGTGGTGTGTCTCCATAGACTGAAGATTCCACCGAGTGTTCTGGTGATGCCATGCCAGGACTTGTGTTGAGTGAAATGCCAGAGTCAGAATCATTGAATTCTGTGCTTTCAGGCTGGTTCTGATTGAAGGCTTTACAGAGTGATAGATCAGAAACATCAATTGGCCCATTAAGAAGTTCAGAGAGTGACTGGCTTAATGTAGCAGAGGAGGGCACACTGTTGCTACTACTGGGTTCTGCTATGAAAGCAGAATAAAATTCATCACCAAAATCTGTGTTTATTGTGGCATCTGAATTTAATGAGTTCACGGTCAACTGGCTGGAATCTTCTGTGGAGAGGATGCTGCTGAAGGAATCCTCGAAAGCACTTAGAAAATGTGGACTACAGTTACCTACTTCTTTTTCCAGTGAGGGCACTGATGAGTAGAAATGGTAACTGTTGTCGATTTCTGTCATTTTGGTTTCTGGACTTGGAACCGTGCTAGTCTCAACCAGTTTGTCATTTTGAATATTAAGACACTGGAAAAGAAGTTTTTACTAAATGTAAATcaggttaaatattttaatagctgATAATCTATATCTCACggcaaatatttaatatttatttattttttaattttttttttaattttaaagattttatttatttatttgacagagagagatcacaggcagagaggcaggcagagagggaggaggaagcaggctccctgctgagcagagagcccaatgtgggccttgatcccaggaccctgagatcaagacctgagccgaaggcagcagcttaacccactgagccacccaggcgcccttatttatttttaaaggattttattctgAAGTAATTTCTACCCCCAATATCGGGCTTGAACAAGACAACCCCATGATCCAAGATTCACACGCTCCAGTGATGAGCCGTCTAGATGCCCCTaatggcaaatttttttttttttaaagattttatttatttgagagagagagacagtgagagagagcacgagcgaggagaaggtcagagagcgaagcagactccccatgcaaatatttttaataccgGATAATCTGCATCTGATGGTaaactctctccccacccccattctttcCAGGCTCTTCTGTAATTCAGACAATTCCCATTTCTGATAGATACTTATGTCTAAGCATACGTATTATTTTCAGAGTTCCTAGATCAGACTTCTGTCCTACAAAGACCAGATCTTTCCTCAAGACATCCAGTCCACTTAATTAAAGTGCATGGAAGTGAGCACGAACAGCCCTCATGactaaatttatttaagtaacctctacacccagcgtggggctcagacTCCCAACCCcgaaagagtcacatgctgtaggGAACTGGGCGGCCCTCCCACGATGGATTTAAAAGCCCCCTCCAATCCTTCCCCTAAGTCGGTGACATGTAAATAACTGCAGTAATTAGTTTAAAGGCACTGAATATGAGAGTGTCTTTGGCATTTTCTAATAGTAGATCTTAGTTACCTGCAATTCTGGAATGGATAATAGCTCCTCCCAAACTTGCTCAATGTCCTGCTGCATATTGTCTAGATCAGCAATGACTGACTGAACGAGGAGAGTCTGGGGTGACTGAGCCTGATTAGAAGCAACGAAGACGGGAGTCTCCATTTGGCTGGGAATATCAGGAACAAGTGACTGAAACGCAGCTGAAGAAACCTAAAATTGACCAAGCATGTATCTACGTGAGTCTGCGGGCAACACTGAAGAACTCCCAGGCCCCATCACAACACCTTACACTGGACCTGGCTAACAGTTCTGTGCTTCTGTAGTTAGAACCCTATTTCTACAAAACGAAAACACATCTTTTCTCCCCTGACTCCAGATGGACTCATTTACTAGTTTAACTCTTTTATGCTATGCATTTG from Neovison vison isolate M4711 chromosome 3, ASM_NN_V1, whole genome shotgun sequence encodes the following:
- the NFE2L2 gene encoding nuclear factor erythroid 2-related factor 2 isoform X2, which codes for MDLIDILWRQDIDLGVSREVFDFSQRRKEHELEKQKKLEKERQEQLQKEQEKAFFAQLQLDEETGEFLPIQPAQHIPSETSSSANYSQVADIPKPDASYFDDCMQLLAETFPFVDDNEVSSAAFQSLVPDIPSQMETPVFVASNQAQSPQTLLVQSVIADLDNMQQDIEQVWEELLSIPELQCLNIQNDKLVETSTVPSPETKMTEIDNSYHFYSSVPSLEKEVGNCSPHFLSAFEDSFSSILSTEDSSQLTVNSLNSDATINTDFGDEFYSAFIAEPSSSNSVPSSATLSQSLSELLNGPIDVSDLSLCKAFNQNQPESTEFNDSDSGISLNTSPGMASPEHSVESSVYGDTPLGFSDSEMEEIDSAPGSVKQNGPKTQPVQSAGDTAQPLSPSPGHSAPVRDTQCENTPKKELPVSPGHRKTPFTKDKHSSRLEAHLTRDELRAKALHIPFPVEKIINLPVDDFNEMMSKEQFNEAQLALIRDIRRRGKNKVAAQNCRKRKLENIVELEQDLDHLKDEKEKLLKEKGENDKSLHLLKKQLSTLYLEVFSMLRDEDGKPYSPSEYSLQQTRDGNVFLVPKSKKPDMKKN
- the NFE2L2 gene encoding nuclear factor erythroid 2-related factor 2 isoform X1, translating into MMDLELPPPGLPSQQDMDLIDILWRQDIDLGVSREVFDFSQRRKEHELEKQKKLEKERQEQLQKEQEKAFFAQLQLDEETGEFLPIQPAQHIPSETSSSANYSQVADIPKPDASYFDDCMQLLAETFPFVDDNEVSSAAFQSLVPDIPSQMETPVFVASNQAQSPQTLLVQSVIADLDNMQQDIEQVWEELLSIPELQCLNIQNDKLVETSTVPSPETKMTEIDNSYHFYSSVPSLEKEVGNCSPHFLSAFEDSFSSILSTEDSSQLTVNSLNSDATINTDFGDEFYSAFIAEPSSSNSVPSSATLSQSLSELLNGPIDVSDLSLCKAFNQNQPESTEFNDSDSGISLNTSPGMASPEHSVESSVYGDTPLGFSDSEMEEIDSAPGSVKQNGPKTQPVQSAGDTAQPLSPSPGHSAPVRDTQCENTPKKELPVSPGHRKTPFTKDKHSSRLEAHLTRDELRAKALHIPFPVEKIINLPVDDFNEMMSKEQFNEAQLALIRDIRRRGKNKVAAQNCRKRKLENIVELEQDLDHLKDEKEKLLKEKGENDKSLHLLKKQLSTLYLEVFSMLRDEDGKPYSPSEYSLQQTRDGNVFLVPKSKKPDMKKN